From Prochlorococcus sp. MIT 1223, the proteins below share one genomic window:
- a CDS encoding helix-turn-helix transcriptional regulator has product MPGQYFVTIKDVSKFLNVSRSTITRKEQKNQFPRRQQILGKRVGYKKEYILQFVEGTWSPEGGTK; this is encoded by the coding sequence ATGCCTGGACAGTATTTCGTTACTATCAAAGACGTATCGAAGTTTCTAAATGTCTCCAGATCCACTATCACTAGAAAAGAACAGAAGAATCAGTTTCCGAGAAGACAACAGATCTTAGGGAAAAGGGTTGGGTACAAGAAGGAATACATCCTTCAGTTTGTTGAAGGCACCTGGTCTCCTGAAGGAGGCACGAAATGA
- a CDS encoding tyrosine-type recombinase/integrase, with product MTLTISKINRITVKSKRQKHSVAEGSALYLVTEKSPLNCKRFEGVTRYPRGRAGKLQHIPMGVYGKTIRTPKDLELMIHKWTELKTWCKETGNSPHLFLNKEGTEEPKSEKTLEEVFHSFLRLHKKRTKEVTWVTSQNRLNQMLDFFGKDTPIVDLEWDNNGRKRVVDMVRLIENRGSHDHARRCRRLLNNVFTHAIKEQWMRRDQNPASVPVEGEGIDHKYKGNPSISWNEVPDLMTSINENSCDGTKLTRLAVKFYLMTCIRVSAIVSLEWDWFDESKDQWVLPPQTPGLKRKLKTTTNDYAHIIPATSEIHLLMDELRKMTGYQKYVFLSPEGKKYPHLSRSTINTYLRRLGWFRKLTAHGWRQVVATAGQEEGDFKFDVKEIIRRQIGHTDNKKGTFGAYDNTQFLKERREFLEWWTEELVNQGLII from the coding sequence ATGACCCTCACCATCAGCAAAATCAACAGGATAACTGTCAAAAGCAAGAGGCAAAAACATAGTGTTGCTGAAGGAAGTGCTCTCTACTTAGTTACTGAAAAATCCCCTTTGAATTGCAAAAGATTTGAAGGTGTTACCAGATACCCAAGAGGAAGGGCAGGGAAACTTCAGCACATACCTATGGGTGTCTATGGAAAGACAATCAGAACACCAAAGGATCTAGAACTAATGATCCACAAATGGACTGAACTCAAAACTTGGTGTAAGGAGACAGGCAATTCACCACACTTATTCCTGAATAAAGAGGGGACCGAAGAACCGAAGTCAGAAAAAACCTTGGAGGAAGTCTTTCACTCCTTTTTGCGACTGCATAAGAAAAGAACAAAAGAAGTGACTTGGGTTACCAGCCAAAACAGATTGAATCAAATGCTGGACTTCTTCGGGAAGGACACTCCAATAGTGGATCTTGAATGGGACAACAACGGGAGGAAACGTGTAGTTGATATGGTCAGACTCATCGAGAACAGAGGTTCGCATGACCATGCAAGACGTTGTAGAAGACTTTTAAATAACGTCTTCACTCATGCAATAAAAGAACAGTGGATGAGAAGAGATCAGAACCCTGCCTCAGTTCCAGTAGAGGGAGAAGGAATAGATCACAAATACAAAGGGAATCCAAGTATTTCTTGGAATGAAGTCCCTGATTTGATGACTTCAATCAATGAAAACTCTTGCGATGGAACAAAACTCACTCGACTTGCAGTGAAGTTTTATTTGATGACTTGTATTCGTGTAAGTGCAATAGTTTCTCTCGAATGGGATTGGTTTGATGAGTCGAAAGATCAGTGGGTTCTTCCTCCACAGACCCCTGGACTCAAACGCAAACTGAAAACCACAACGAATGACTATGCACACATCATTCCTGCAACATCTGAAATTCATCTATTGATGGATGAACTCAGGAAGATGACTGGGTATCAGAAATACGTTTTTCTAAGTCCTGAAGGAAAGAAATATCCACACCTCTCACGATCAACAATCAATACCTACTTACGTCGTCTTGGGTGGTTTAGGAAACTAACTGCACACGGGTGGAGACAAGTAGTTGCAACTGCAGGACAAGAAGAAGGTGATTTCAAATTCGATGTGAAGGAGATCATCCGAAGACAGATAGGTCATACAGACAACAAGAAGGGGACTTTCGGTGCGTATGACAACACTCAATTCCTCAAGGAGAGAAGGGAGTTCTTGGAATGGTGGACTGAAGAATTAGTCAACCAAGGGTTAATCATCTAG